attgtgtttgttgtttaccTAGCCAAGCTAACGTTGGGTTAGCTACAAATGCTACACAGTAATTGTGACTGTTATACTGACTTAAGGTTTGTTTTAACAGAACctaaaaaatataacatttaaaaacactggTCACAGAAGACTATTAGACATATTAGAATACATACATATTAGAATAAAATCCAGTGTCTTACATATAcaattgctttatttattttcaccTCTGTTTTaactaaaatataaataatattctAAAATATAAACGTTACTAAATCTGAAAGTAATTTTGCCCCGCTGCCAAACTTAATATGAAGCCTAATAAATTATGTTGAGTGTTTATCATTAATGTGTCATGTAGAACTTAAGGGTGTATGTAGCAACAAAATGCAGATTTAAATACACAATATGCGCCTCTTACTATTTGCAAATATATTGACTCAAAAGTGGTTTTGTGATGAACCATTCTCTGaccttgtgtgtctgtacacTTTGTAGGGATGCTGATGAAGGCAAACCTGCCAAAGAAAAGTCTGATGCTAAAGAGAAGTCCTCTGGGAGCAGAAGAGGAAACCGATACCATCcctacaaagacaaacatgGTGGAGAAAAGAAGGGTGCTCATAGAAACCGGGTGTTCATCAGCAATATCCCGTATGATATGAAGTGGCAGGCAATTAAAGATCTTATGCGTGAGAAAGGTAATGTCTCCAGTAATGGGGATAgtgtctccctttctctctatctcttcAGCTGATTAGAAGTTCTTCACCAATTTTTGTTGGTTACCAGATGGTTAGTTTGTATCTCTCTCTGGATGTATAAAGGAATCAAcatagtgtgatttttagtgtTATTGGAGTTTTAATAAATTTTTGGATGGACACCAATTTAGTTTGGGCTGATATGTGAGAAAAGGAAGATGAACTTAGTTATCTTGTCACTTGTTTTTACGGCATAGTCAGCTCCAAAATGTAACCTCAAACCTGTAGTAGAATTGACAGTTGAATTTTTTGTTGCATCTGCTGCAAGGTGAATCTTGATTATATGAATGAAAACATTGTAATGTTTTACCTTCTGAATTATGGGGGTTTCAAGAAGCCTTTTGAAAGGTCAAAGGACAGCTTAAAACTCTCAACTGCTATGAATGGTATCTGTTGACACACTGATCATGTTGAAGTCTTTTGAATTTCCCAGGTTTAATGtagctgtgtttctctctggccTTGGCCTTTGGGTGTCTCAGTCACTGCCCAGAAAGGCATGGTGTTGTCTGGTGGGATGTTGGTCTGGGCTGACTGTTGATCATTAATGGGACATCTCCATCTGTAGCGGCATTGCCAAGGCCAACGGCGACTTGAAGACTTGGTGACTTAAATTCCTTTGTTCTTTTGGTATTTTTCCTTTGTATGTCTCATGTAGTTGGTGAGGTTACATACGTGGAGCTCTTTAAGGATGCAGAAGGAAAGTCAAGGGTAAGTGAAGTGGCCAACATGCTGCACGAGGTTTTAAATGCCCTCAGCAGGTTCTTATTAATCAAGTGCTCTTTTAGGCTCTGATCTTTTGGGTCTACTGAACTGGAGATACTGTGGGTTGTGTTTTTGAGCCTGATAGATGCCTAACGATTGATATCCATTTGAAAGGGAGATGTCCTGTTGATTTTTGGCAAAGTAGCCTAATGAACTCATCTAAGAGTACACCTatgcttttgttgttgtcatttcaATTAGTTtaaaagtttgtttgtttggccaTTTTCCAAAGGGAAATGTGGGTTGCGCGATTTGTCTCATTGATTGACCCTCATGTCTCAAAATCCTTTTTTTCTAATTCTGTTATATGGCAGTTTTCTCTCCAATGCAACAAAAGATCCtgtagtgtttttattgttatgcTTTATTATCAAATGGCAACATGCATTCTAATGTTAACCTATTTTTTGTTGAAGTCTAAAATGAGTAAGCCTAAATTTGTTATTAGTATTTTCTACTCTGGTACTTATGTCCAGTTCAATACcttaaaatgttttcagtaTTTTGCAATGCACTGGTATCTGTTCCAAAATATTTTACCAGAATCCTTTATACAAGTGTTTATTTAAtgcttattgttattattacaaTCCAAAATGTTTGCAATAGACTTAAACACAACCAGACACCTGCTGGCTCAACCAGTGGGCAAAATAAGAGCAACAACCACTGTAGAACATAGTATAAGCATGTTGATAGATGAGATTTAAACTGTCCCCATGGATTGTATGGTTTTAACTATATTTTGTTCACTCCTCATGTGCTACCTGGGCTCCTTTGATTCCTCCTGTTTAGGGTTGTGGGTAAGAAATTATCTTCACTTTCTTAAATgttaaattgtttttgtttgttgcgTTCGTTCATTCATTTGCTACTCTTGTTTGCCCCAAAGTGTGGTGGAGTTCAAAGATGAGGAGTTTGTCAATAAGGCAGTCTTGGCTATGAATAAGCATGACCTGAATGGAAGACGACTCAACATTAAGGAGGTGAGGATCGAATGAGGGTTAACGTCAACATTATAATTGTAACTAAATACATTTATTACAGTGTATTTTTAATTGCACAGCTCACTTGACCTAATGTGATGATTGTCTTGATTGACcatattgtgtgtctgtcatatTTGAGGACCCTGATGGAGAGCATGCACGGCGTGCACTGCAGCGCATGGGGGTAGGTCCACAGGGAGGCCGATGGCAGGACATGGGCCCCAGTGGGATGAACCTCCCACCCTCCATCGCCAACAACCCTAACATCCCACCTGAGGTCATCCATGCACTGCAGGCTGGACGACTGGGCAACACAGTGTTTGTGGCCAATGTGAGGACATATTCATGAACAAATCAATTACGATAACTGATATTGATTAAACTGATTTGTATCTTCCTCTTGTTCTACAGCTGGATTTCAAGGTGGGCTGGAAGAAACTGAAGGAGGTGTTCTGCATGGCTGGTGTGGTGAAACGAGCTGATGTAAAGGAGGATAAAGATGGCAAAAGTCGCGGGATGGGAACAGTGACTTTTGAACAGCCACTGGAGGCTGTGCAGGCTATATGTATCCTTTACAactaaacaattaaaaaaatatataacaagAATATTTTATAGTTTTTACCATAATTGTCTCCTTGACCCTGGACTCAGCCATGTTCAATGGACAGATGCTGTTTGAGAGGCAGATGCATGTTAAAATGgtatgtgttttctttgttaatAAATCACAACAGGCTGTGAAAACGAACACCAGTAAcattggctgtttgtgtttgcaggatGAGAAGTCTCTCCCCCCTGATGATTTCCATCAAGCAGAGAAAACACCTCAGCTACCACGTGAGTACATTGGATCACTTCGGGAATTCATTATGACACCACACATTAAGAGAAACAACAGTGATGTAAGGTGACCTACTGTGTTGCTGAAGCAGTGTGTAGTTTAATATGCTGATTTCATGCATGAAATAAaaattgtttgtgtttgcattctTGTGTTACAAATAGTTTTGAAAACCTATTTACAGTTTACAGCACTACAAATCCAACAGTTTTTGTGAACAGTACGGATTTTAGTGAACACGTTTCTTAATACAATAGAAATAAACCACACTAGTTCTTCTCTTTTGGTTAGGCGGTGGCCTAGTTTAAAGttcttttttgtctgtgtatttgtggCGTAGGTGGTCTAGGTGGTATTGGAATGGGACTGGGGCCAGGAGGGCAGCCTATAAATGCCAACCGTCTGAGCAGTGgagccggaggaggaggaggcggcggcggcggcagcagcagcatgggcTCCATGGGACCTGGAGGTCAGTCCCCCTCTTTTAGTTTTGTGGCAGGAAATGCTCACAAATGCAACATGCAATATATAATGGCGTTCTGTACTGCACCACTGTCTGTACAATCTGTACAAGCAGTTTTTTATTACAGTGAAACAGGTGCACCTCTATTAGTTTGTGACAATATTGAAGAAAGTAATAAAGATACTGTGCTACTGTATGAAATATTCAGGCCTTTTACTCTACACTGGTTGAAGAGATAAGATAACCAGAGCTCTAATACACAGGTCTTTTACTCAGCCAAGTGGCTATTCATGGAATTATAACCAAGTGTTTGAGTAGATGCATCATATAATGATGTGCATCTTTTGTCTTAGGTATGGATGTTTCAGGTTATGGTGGAATGAACAGACTTAGTGGAGGAGGTAAGAGTTTTATATGACCATATAAAAGCCTTTTTTTGAAGCAGCATTGATGATCAACCTTTGCTGCTTTTGACAGGAATGAGCAGCGGTGGAGGCTTTGGGGGCATGGAGAGCATGGGCAACATGGGTGGTTTTGGAGGGAGAGACATGTCATCAGTTGGAAGAATGGGAGGTGAGGGAATGTTTTTATTAAGGGGCTATGATATTCGGTGTTAGTCTGTGAACTCTTAAATGTCCTTTtatgttactgttactgttaacATGAATGTAAGGTCACTTTTTCTGTTTCAGATATGTACCGGCCAGGAATGGGTGGAATGGATCGGGACTTTGGCCACAGTGACATGCCAATGAACCGAGGATTTGGGGATTCTTTTGGAGGAATGGGTAagtcctttcatttttttaacaccaGTCTCGGAGGAGGTTAGGCAGGTGTCTTTGTGTAGTTTGGCTGTGACTTATCAGTTTGATATTGTGCAATATTGTTGCATTATGATTTAATCTAATCAGCGCCAACTTGCACTCTTTCCTTTAGGTGGAGGGGGTTTTGGAGGAGGAATGGGCGGTGGTGGCATGGGGCACATGGGGACTGGATTAGGTACAGGAAAAATTCAATCACACCATTTTATAGACTCACAGTTTGCACAGTCTTTTAAAAATACGAACTGGGTGTCATGATTTGCTGAAAAAGCAACAGTAATGCAGAGGTATAGATCAGATGATTTTAGTAGAAATATGTGACAATCAGAATATAAGGTTTTTATGGGATTGTCTATTGGTGGCAGTGGTTCCAGTTTTTGGATCTTTGTTTACATGTTCTCCAGATTTTTCTCTCATAAAATGAATGCACAACAGTTGCTGACAACTTATGTGACCTGTCATCTGCAA
This portion of the Parambassis ranga chromosome 3, fParRan2.1, whole genome shotgun sequence genome encodes:
- the myef2 gene encoding myelin expression factor 2 isoform X1, whose product is MADVVDLEEEPKQEESTASIKSEPDETSPETPNGVKTDADEGKPAKEKSDAKEKSSGSRRGNRYHPYKDKHGGEKKGAHRNRVFISNIPYDMKWQAIKDLMREKVGEVTYVELFKDAEGKSRGCGVVEFKDEEFVNKAVLAMNKHDLNGRRLNIKEDPDGEHARRALQRMGVGPQGGRWQDMGPSGMNLPPSIANNPNIPPEVIHALQAGRLGNTVFVANLDFKVGWKKLKEVFCMAGVVKRADVKEDKDGKSRGMGTVTFEQPLEAVQAISMFNGQMLFERQMHVKMDEKSLPPDDFHQAEKTPQLPRGLGGIGMGLGPGGQPINANRLSSGAGGGGGGGGGSSSMGSMGPGGMDVSGYGGMNRLSGGGMSSGGGFGGMESMGNMGGFGGRDMSSVGRMGDMYRPGMGGMDRDFGHSDMPMNRGFGDSFGGMGGGGFGGGMGGGGMGHMGTGLGGGMGNMSMDRMGSNFDRVTGMSGMDMNRGFGGFGGGGSGHMGGGMSDRSSGSKAGCQIFVRNLSYDLTWQKLKEKFSHCGQVMFAEIKMENGKSKGCGTVRFDSPESAEKACRMMNGTKINGREVDVRIDRNA
- the myef2 gene encoding myelin expression factor 2 isoform X2, translating into MADVVDLEEEPKQEESTASIKSEPDETSPETPNGVKTDADEGKPAKEKSDAKEKSSGSRRGNRYHPYKDKHGGEKKGAHRNRVFISNIPYDMKWQAIKDLMREKVGEVTYVELFKDAEGKSRGCGVVEFKDEEFVNKAVLAMNKHDLNGRRLNIKEDPDGEHARRALQRMGVGPQGGRWQDMGPSGMNLPPSIANNPNIPPEVIHALQAGRLGNTVFVANLDFKVGWKKLKEVFCMAGVVKRADVKEDKDGKSRGMGTVTFEQPLEAVQAISMFNGQMLFERQMHVKMDEKSLPPDDFHQAEKTPQLPRGLGGIGMGLGPGGQPINANRLSSGAGGGGGGGGGSSSMGSMGPGGMDVSGYGGMNRLSGGGMSSGGGFGGMESMGNMGGFGGRDMSSVGRMGDMYRPGMGGMDRDFGHSDMPMNRGFGDSFGGMGGGMGNMSMDRMGSNFDRVTGMSGMDMNRGFGGFGGGGSGHMGGGMSDRSSGSKAGCQIFVRNLSYDLTWQKLKEKFSHCGQVMFAEIKMENGKSKGCGTVRFDSPESAEKACRMMNGTKINGREVDVRIDRNA